The sequence below is a genomic window from Oscillospiraceae bacterium.
TCGTCGCACAGCGCCAGGGCCCTGTGCACGATGGCGTCCATATTGTAGTAGCGGTACTCCGCCAGCCGCCCCAGCAGGTGCAGGCCGGGGCAGCGCCCCGCCAGGTCCCGGTAGCGCTCGTACAGGGCGTTGTTCTCCGGGCTGATAACCGCGTAGTAGGGGGTCTCCCCCGGCGCGCCGGTATAGGCCCGGGAGATCTCCTTGGCGATGGTGGTCCATTGGGGCAGGTCCTGTCCCGTCAGGTGCTTGAACTCGGTGATGCGGGTCCAGGGCTCGCTGACGGTGTAGTTCACGGTGCCGTGGGTCTGGTACCACTCCCGCCCGTAGCTCTCAAACAGGAAGTCCAGGGTGCGGTAGGGCAGGCGGCCGAAGCGGCAGCCGAAGAGCTCGTCCGCCGCGCCGGTATAAACGACCGCGCCGCCGAAGTCCTCGCCGTCCAGCTTGATCCCGTCCTCGCCCAGCTCCATCCGCTCCAGCGCGTCCACTCCCAGCTCCACCGTGATATTGGGGTGGTCCAGCAGGCGCCGGAACAGGGCGGTGTAGCCCTCCAGGGGCATACCCTGGTAGGGGTCCTGGAAGTAGCGGTCGTCCCTGGAGAGGAACACCGGCACCCGGGCGGTGGTGTTGGGGTCGATCTCCTCCGGGGTCTGGCCCCACTGCTTCATGGTGTAGTGGAGGAATACGTTCTCGTACACATAGTCGGCCAGGGCGGCGATCTCCGGGTCGGCGTTCTGCCGCAGCTCCAGAATCGTCACCTTGCGCCCGGCCCCGTAGGCCGCCAGCAGCTTTTCCTCCAGCGCCGCCGCCCGCTCCGCGCCGAAGGCCAGCTCCAGGGAGGTCAGGTTGAAGGGCACCGGCATCAGCGTGCCGTGCACGTCGGCCACCACCCGGTGCTGGTAGTCCCGCCAGCTTGTGAAGCGGGAGAGGTAGTCGAACACCCGCTTGTCCCCCGTGTGGAAAATGTGGGGGCCGTACTGGTGGATTACCACGCCGTGTTCGTCGGGCAGGTCGTAGGCGTTGCCCGCCACGTGATCCCGGCGCTCCAGCACCAGCACCCGCTTGCCGCCCCGCTCGGCCAGCTCCCGGGCGCACACCGCCCCGGCAAAGCCCGCGCCGATGATCAGGCAGTCGTATTGCTTCATAGGTTCACACCTTTGCATTGTTACTTC
It includes:
- a CDS encoding UDP-galactopyranose mutase yields the protein MKQYDCLIIGAGFAGAVCARELAERGGKRVLVLERRDHVAGNAYDLPDEHGVVIHQYGPHIFHTGDKRVFDYLSRFTSWRDYQHRVVADVHGTLMPVPFNLTSLELAFGAERAAALEEKLLAAYGAGRKVTILELRQNADPEIAALADYVYENVFLHYTMKQWGQTPEEIDPNTTARVPVFLSRDDRYFQDPYQGMPLEGYTALFRRLLDHPNITVELGVDALERMELGEDGIKLDGEDFGGAVVYTGAADELFGCRFGRLPYRTLDFLFESYGREWYQTHGTVNYTVSEPWTRITEFKHLTGQDLPQWTTIAKEISRAYTGAPGETPYYAVISPENNALYERYRDLAGRCPGLHLLGRLAEYRYYNMDAIVHRALALCDELV